The Oceanibaculum nanhaiense DNA segment CGCTCGCGACCTCGGAGAACTGGCGTGACAAGCAGAGCGGCGAGCGGCGCGAGCGCACCGAATGGCACCGGGTCGTGATTTTCAACGAGAACCTGATCGAGATCGCCGAGAAATATCTGCGCAAGGGCTCGAAGATCTATATCGAAGGCTCGCTGCAGACCCGCAAATGGCAGGACCAGAGTGGCCAGGAGAAATACACGACGGAGATCGTTCTGCAGCGCTATCGTGGCGAACTGACGATGCTCGATGGCCGGGCCGATGGCGGCAGCGGGTCGGGCGGTGGTTCTGGCGGTGGTTCTGGCGGCGGCTACGAATCGGCCCAGGACGATTATTCGGGCGGTGC contains these protein-coding regions:
- the ssb gene encoding single-stranded DNA-binding protein; this translates as MAGSVNKVILIGNLGRDPEIRSMQNGQKVANLALATSENWRDKQSGERRERTEWHRVVIFNENLIEIAEKYLRKGSKIYIEGSLQTRKWQDQSGQEKYTTEIVLQRYRGELTMLDGRADGGSGSGGGSGGGSGGGYESAQDDYSGGAASGPAGSPARGGSDLDDEIPF